One stretch of Streptomyces sp. MMBL 11-1 DNA includes these proteins:
- a CDS encoding phosphodiesterase yields the protein MLLAQISDLHLDGGERATRRAVRVMDHLRALPRPVDALLVTGDIADHATEAEYEEAVRLLDAPFPVLACPGNHDARPAYRKAFLGEAPDTAPVNRVHHIAGTAILMCDSTIPGRDEGRLDTETLAWIDATLAGLPDGVPALIAFHQPPVELHHPLPDAGMLQEPERLAALLAAHPRVVAVLTGHAHTAAASVFGGRPLIVGPAVTWTLRLPWEGDRPADRDQPPGLAFHVLGEDRRLTTHFRVVL from the coding sequence ATGTTGCTCGCCCAGATCAGCGATCTGCACCTGGACGGCGGCGAACGCGCGACACGGCGGGCGGTCCGCGTCATGGACCATCTGCGGGCCCTGCCCCGCCCCGTCGACGCGCTGCTGGTCACCGGGGACATCGCCGACCACGCGACCGAGGCCGAGTACGAGGAGGCGGTACGCCTGCTCGACGCGCCGTTCCCCGTCCTCGCCTGCCCGGGCAACCACGACGCCCGCCCCGCCTACCGCAAGGCGTTCCTCGGCGAGGCCCCGGACACCGCGCCCGTCAACCGGGTCCACCACATCGCCGGAACCGCCATCCTGATGTGCGACTCCACGATCCCCGGCCGCGACGAGGGGCGCCTCGACACCGAGACCCTGGCCTGGATCGACGCCACGCTCGCCGGGCTGCCCGACGGCGTCCCCGCGCTGATCGCCTTCCACCAGCCGCCCGTCGAACTCCACCACCCGCTGCCGGACGCCGGGATGCTCCAGGAGCCCGAGCGGCTCGCCGCCCTGCTCGCCGCCCACCCGCGGGTCGTCGCCGTCCTCACCGGGCACGCCCACACGGCCGCCGCCTCGGTCTTCGGCGGCCGCCCCCTGATCGTCGGACCCGCCGTCACCTGGACCCTGCGCCTGCCCTGGGAGGGCGACCGCCCGGCGGACCGGGACCAGCCGCCGGGCCTGGCGTTCCACGTCCTGGGCGAGGACCGCCGGCTGACCACGCACTTCCGTGTCGTCCTCTGA
- a CDS encoding Cmx/CmrA family chloramphenicol efflux MFS transporter has translation MPIAVYVLGLAVFAQGTSEFMLSGLVSGIAADLDVSLSAAGLLTSAFAVGMVVGAPLMALFSRTWPRRRALLLFLAVFVAVHVVGALTPSYGVLLATRFVGALANAGFWAVALTTAVSMVPDRLKGRATAVVVGGVTIACVVGVPAGAVMGERWGWRSAFWAVAIVSLPAVLAVLRSIPGGRGTDPAAAPVPVRHELRALTGPRLRPVLLTMALVQGATFCTFSYLEPLLTRETGLGAGWVPVALALFGAGSFAGVTVAGRFADARPVAVVATGMTALALGWAALALAAGRPALALALIPLLGMLAFGTGTALITRVLGLASGAPTLAGAFSTTAFNLGATVGPWAGGLALDAGFGYRAPVWVSALLMAAALLVAATTAKGRRPRAGERRPSAAVR, from the coding sequence ATGCCAATCGCCGTCTACGTCCTCGGGCTCGCTGTCTTCGCCCAGGGCACCTCCGAATTCATGCTGTCCGGGCTCGTCTCCGGCATCGCCGCCGACCTCGACGTCTCCCTCTCCGCCGCCGGCCTCCTCACCTCCGCCTTCGCCGTCGGGATGGTCGTCGGCGCACCCCTGATGGCGCTCTTCAGCCGCACCTGGCCCCGCCGACGCGCCCTGCTCCTCTTCCTCGCGGTCTTCGTCGCCGTCCACGTCGTCGGCGCTCTCACCCCGAGTTACGGGGTTCTCCTCGCGACCCGCTTCGTCGGGGCCCTCGCCAACGCGGGCTTCTGGGCGGTCGCGCTGACCACGGCCGTCTCGATGGTCCCGGACCGGCTGAAGGGCCGGGCCACCGCCGTGGTGGTCGGCGGCGTGACGATCGCCTGCGTGGTGGGCGTACCGGCCGGTGCGGTGATGGGGGAGCGGTGGGGGTGGCGGTCGGCCTTCTGGGCGGTCGCGATCGTCTCGCTGCCCGCCGTCCTCGCGGTCCTGCGCTCCATCCCGGGCGGCCGGGGTACGGACCCGGCCGCCGCACCCGTACCCGTACGGCACGAACTGCGGGCGCTGACCGGGCCCCGGCTGCGGCCGGTCCTGCTCACGATGGCGCTGGTGCAGGGGGCGACCTTCTGCACGTTCTCCTACCTGGAGCCGCTCCTCACCCGGGAGACGGGGCTGGGCGCGGGGTGGGTGCCGGTGGCCCTGGCGCTCTTCGGGGCGGGCTCCTTCGCCGGGGTCACGGTGGCGGGCCGGTTCGCCGACGCCCGCCCGGTCGCCGTCGTCGCCACGGGCATGACGGCCCTCGCCCTCGGCTGGGCGGCCCTCGCCCTGGCGGCGGGCCGCCCGGCGCTCGCCCTGGCGCTGATCCCGCTCCTCGGCATGCTCGCCTTCGGTACGGGCACCGCTCTGATCACCCGGGTCCTGGGCCTGGCGTCCGGGGCCCCGACGCTGGCCGGGGCCTTCTCGACGACTGCGTTCAACCTGGGGGCGACGGTGGGCCCGTGGGCGGGCGGCCTGGCCCTGGACGCCGGGTTCGGCTACCGGGCGCCGGTCTGGGTGAGCGCCCTGCTGATGGCGGCGGCCCTGCTCGTCGCCGCGACGACGGCGAAGGGCCGCCGCCCCCGAGCGGGGGAGCGGCGGCCCTCAGCGGCTGTCCGGTGA